The Girardinichthys multiradiatus isolate DD_20200921_A chromosome 24, DD_fGirMul_XY1, whole genome shotgun sequence genome has a window encoding:
- the lrrfip1b gene encoding leucine-rich repeat flightless-interacting protein 1 isoform X3: protein MGTQGPGRKRIPNRDKQAAEDDALSQIAREAEARLAAKRAARAEAREIRMKELERQQKELFHSTKKYYGLDNKWGHIEQWMEDSERYSRLSRKHASISDDEERMSVGSRGSYRVEERTDREFVDKGSRTASTLSAATLASLGGASSRRGSCDTSFSVETEASIREMKDSLAEAEEKYRRAMVSNAQLHNDKTTLMFQVENLREELSDMEELLWEARRRWEDSSKELERERQTHSVLKVQFKEMEDSLRRTNELLKEVSDLRLKSSSYRQEVSDLQEALQWKEKQVTALERHREISDIVRIERDGLRSEVVRLRDSLKNHGVAVSPDSTPNGDAERAEDDSACCLAEDSPPSGRESTLGKASERQPAEGSKTPQNDPRDIKRTLSAISVNDQTRPSRERWNPPKKYPARNRQPRNKRGEKDPTKKPPTRVDGSEANKKQPGKDRSGDPSQISDKVFKDKTTPDSNSDSVGVMEMDNLRKMGESTSKILPVRKVLAEKVFRSKLVPPRPSKEIILDNRAVVLGLSAAGKLNSLSEETINQDVSLVLENEASSSETDFEQKGMCTLNLGSQSQDEDRNQEGEVPGFSGEAGAGTSESKGETQGTEEGSGERNRTKLETKVYATSSPETLGRPETFQDQSTGESLRRAAQIQKACPEHQKRTSAFVPEDMWTFLETTVQDLLQGLEDKPGFVVEMSRIFSEILICLHQWISDLENTLRNRSGNESCLNDGGGHESTWPVMGTRLSTKMWLNLTSLTKETAEGSGCVEGHLARHSASPRVSCSSDRMEDWSGSSNRVCSTFHHHAATRERGGTRSKQTDLQINAASGATPAESSFNLTSSPSRNTSVDFVFVDSYFDDPRKNSTGSRSDLSLGKRSDNQTHLQVSAGDSKELSGNRSMSAHSNVGQSSKVRRFMEVTAEEIRALAVPELALLGLQEGQRLDGSSVGSVEAVSVGDMDSCEEADEEEEEGQEPPSQQQKLAMMEAEVQSVPALGNAEPETDHEGPSLDNRKNDNTDCKIS from the exons GCCGAGGCCAGGCTGGCAGCGAAGCGGGCCGCCAGAGCCGAGGCCCGGGAGATCCGGatgaaggagctggagagacAACAGAAGGAG CTGTTTCACAGCACCAAG AAGTATTATGGTCTGGATAATAAGTGGGGTCACATCGAGCAGTGGATG GAGGACAGTGAGCGTTACTCCCGCCTCTCTCGGAAACACGCCTCG ATCTCCGATGATGAGGAGAGGATGTCTGTGGGCAGTCGAGGCAGCTATAGG gTGGAGGAGAGGACAGACCGGGAGTTCGTTGATAAG GGGTCCAGGACGGCGTCCACTCTGTCCGCCGCCACACTGGCCTCGCTGGGCGGAGCTTCGTCACGCAGAGGAAGCTGTGACACGTCGTTCTCCGTAGAAACAGAGGCATCAATCAGAGAAATGAAG GACTCCCTGGCAGAGGCAGAGGAGAAGTACCGCAGAGCGATGGTCTCCAACGCTCAGCTTCACAACGACAAGACAACTTTGATGTTTCAGGTGGAGAACCTGAGGGAGGAGCTCAGTgacatggaggagctgctgTGGGAGGCCCGACGCCGCTGGGAGGACTCCAGCAAG GAGCTGGAGCGCGAGCGTCAGACTCACAGTGTCCTGAAGGTCCAGTTCAAAGAAATGGAGGACAGTCTGAGAAGAACCAACGAGCTGCTGAAG GAAGTCTCTGATCTGCGTCTGAAGAGCAGCAGTTACCGTCAGGAGGTCTCCGACCTGCAGGAAGCTCTGCAGTGGAAGGAGAAGCAGGTCACG GCATTAGAGCGCCACAGAGAAATCTCCGACATCGTTCGGATCGAACGCGACGGGCTCAGAAGCGAGGTGGTCCGACTGCGAGACTCACTGAAG AACCATGGAGTGGCTGTCTCTCCTGACAGCACCCCCAACGGTGACGCAGAACGGGCCGAGGATGATTCTGCCTGCTGCCTGGCGGAAGACTCGCCACCGAGCGGCAGAGAGAGCACGCTCG GGAAAGCTTCAGAGCGGCagccagcagagggcagcaaaACCCCTCAAAATGACCCCAGAGACATCAAGCGGACTCTGAGCGCGATTTCTGTGAACGACCAAACCAGACCGTCCAGAGAAAGATGGAACCCGCCCAaaaaatatccagccagaaacCGGCAACCACGGAACAAGAGAGGTGAAAAGGATCCGACCAAGAAACCTCCCACCAGAGTGGATGGCAGCGAAGCAAATAAGAAACAGCCCGGCAAAGACAGATCTGGAGATCCATCTCAGATTTCTGACAAGGTCTTTAAAGATAAGACCACACCTGACAGTAACTCTGATTCTGTTGGAGTCATGGAAATGGACAACTTAAGAAAAATGGGAGAATCCACCTCAAAGATCTTGCCGGTTCGCAAAGTCTTAGCTGAAAAGGTCTTCAGATCCAAACTTGTTCCACCTCGACCTTCTAAAGAGATTATTCTGGATAATCGAGCTGTGGTATTGGGTCTTTCAGCTGCTGGAAAACTGAACTCTCTGTCTGAAGAGACAATAAACCAGGATGTCTCTTTGGTTCTGGAAAATGAAGCTTCTTCCTCTGAAACAGACTTTGAACAAAAGGGTATGTGTACTTTAAATCTGGGTTCCCAGAGCCAAGATGAAGACAGGAACCAGGAAGGTGAAGTTCCAGGTTTCAGTGGAGAAGCTGGAGCAGGGACCAGCGAATCAAAGGGTGAGACTCAAGGTACTGAAGAAGGGTCCGGCGAAAGGAATAGAACCAAACTGGAAACTAAAGTATATGCTACATCTTCTCCTGAAACCTTAGGAAGACCTGAGACATTTCAGGACCAAAGCACTGGAGAATCACTCCGAAGAGCTGCTCAGATACAGAAAGCTTGCCCAGAACACCAAAAGAGAACATCAGCCTTTGTTCCAGAGGACATGTGGACCTTTCTGGAGACAACTGTCCAAGATTTGCTCCAAGGCCTGGAGGATAAACCagggtttgtggttgaaatgtcAAGAATCTTCTCAGAAATCCTGATCTGTCTCCATCAGTGGATCTCAGATTTGGAAAACACATTAAGAAACCGCTCAGGAAATGAGTCCTGTCTGAATGATGGAGGTGGACATGAGTCAACGTGGCCAGTGATGGGTACCAGACTCTCTACGAAGATGTGGCTAAATCTGACAAGCCTAACCAAAGAAACCGCAGAAGGTTCTGGATGTGTGGAAGGACATCTGGCTAGACATTCTGCTTCACCAAGAGTCAGTTGCTCCTCAGACAGAATGGAGGACTGGTCTGGTTCGTCAAATAGAGTTTGTTCAACTTTTcaccatcatgctgccaccagaGAGAGAGGAGGGACCAGGTCCAAACAAACGGACCTGCAGATAAATGCTGCGTCTGGAGCCACTCCTGCTGAATCTAGCTTCAATCTCACTAGTTCTCCTTCAAGAAACACCTCAGTAGACTTTGTCTTTGTTGACTCGTACTTTGATGACCCTCGCAAGAACTCAACGGGTTCCAGGTCTGATCTCAGTTTGGGGAAGAGGTCTGATAATCAAACCCATCTGCAGGTTTCTGCCGGAGATTCAAAGGAGCTGAGCGGGAACCGCAGCATGTCAGCACACTCTAACGTTGGACAAAGTTCAAAGGTCAGGAGATTCATGGAGGTGACCGCTGAGGAAATCAGAGCCTTGGCTGTTCCTGAACTGGCTCTGTTGGGCCTCCAGGAGGGACAACGGCTGGACGGGTCAAGTGTTGGTTCTGTGGAGGCGGTGTCGGTTGGAGACATGGACAGCTGTGAGGAGGctgatgaggaggaagaggagggtcaAGAGCCTCCATCACAGCAACAGAAGCTGGCCATGATGGAGGCTGAGGTTCAAAGTGTTCCAGCACTGGGCAATGCGGAACCAGAGACGGATCATGAGGGACCCAGTTTGGACAACAGGAAGAATGACAATACAGACTGCAAGATTTCATAA
- the lrrfip1b gene encoding uncharacterized protein lrrfip1b isoform X5 — protein sequence MGTQGPGRKRIPNRDKQAAEDDALSQIAREAEARLAAKRAARAEAREIRMKELERQQKELFHSTKKYYGLDNKWGHIEQWMEDSERYSRLSRKHASISDDEERMSVGSRGSYRPSDYGGLLGSSSRASSRASSARASPVVEERTDREFVDKGSRTASTLSAATLASLGGASSRRGSCDTSFSVETEASIREMKDSLAEAEEKYRRAMVSNAQLHNDKTTLMFQVENLREELSDMEELLWEARRRWEDSSKELERERQTHSVLKVQFKEMEDSLRRTNELLKNHGVAVSPDSTPNGDAERAEDDSACCLAEDSPPSGRESTLGKASERQPAEGSKTPQNDPRDIKRTLSAISVNDQTRPSRERWNPPKKYPARNRQPRNKRGEKDPTKKPPTRVDGSEANKKQPGKDRSGDPSQISDKVFKDKTTPDSNSDSVGVMEMDNLRKMGESTSKILPVRKVLAEKVFRSKLVPPRPSKEIILDNRAVVLGLSAAGKLNSLSEETINQDVSLVLENEASSSETDFEQKGMCTLNLGSQSQDEDRNQEGEVPGFSGEAGAGTSESKGETQGTEEGSGERNRTKLETKVYATSSPETLGRPETFQDQSTGESLRRAAQIQKACPEHQKRTSAFVPEDMWTFLETTVQDLLQGLEDKPGFVVEMSRIFSEILICLHQWISDLENTLRNRSGNESCLNDGGGHESTWPVMGTRLSTKMWLNLTSLTKETAEGSGCVEGHLARHSASPRVSCSSDRMEDWSGSSNRVCSTFHHHAATRERGGTRSKQTDLQINAASGATPAESSFNLTSSPSRNTSVDFVFVDSYFDDPRKNSTGSRSDLSLGKRSDNQTHLQVSAGDSKELSGNRSMSAHSNVGQSSKVRRFMEVTAEEIRALAVPELALLGLQEGQRLDGSSVGSVEAVSVGDMDSCEEADEEEEEGQEPPSQQQKLAMMEAEVQSVPALGNAEPETDHEGPSLDNRKNDNTDCKIS from the exons GCCGAGGCCAGGCTGGCAGCGAAGCGGGCCGCCAGAGCCGAGGCCCGGGAGATCCGGatgaaggagctggagagacAACAGAAGGAG CTGTTTCACAGCACCAAG AAGTATTATGGTCTGGATAATAAGTGGGGTCACATCGAGCAGTGGATG GAGGACAGTGAGCGTTACTCCCGCCTCTCTCGGAAACACGCCTCG ATCTCCGATGATGAGGAGAGGATGTCTGTGGGCAGTCGAGGCAGCTATAGG CCCTCAGACTATGGTGGCCTCCTGGGCTCCAGCTCTCGGGCCTCCTCCAGGGCCAGTTCAGCCCGTGCGAGCCCTGTG gTGGAGGAGAGGACAGACCGGGAGTTCGTTGATAAG GGGTCCAGGACGGCGTCCACTCTGTCCGCCGCCACACTGGCCTCGCTGGGCGGAGCTTCGTCACGCAGAGGAAGCTGTGACACGTCGTTCTCCGTAGAAACAGAGGCATCAATCAGAGAAATGAAG GACTCCCTGGCAGAGGCAGAGGAGAAGTACCGCAGAGCGATGGTCTCCAACGCTCAGCTTCACAACGACAAGACAACTTTGATGTTTCAGGTGGAGAACCTGAGGGAGGAGCTCAGTgacatggaggagctgctgTGGGAGGCCCGACGCCGCTGGGAGGACTCCAGCAAG GAGCTGGAGCGCGAGCGTCAGACTCACAGTGTCCTGAAGGTCCAGTTCAAAGAAATGGAGGACAGTCTGAGAAGAACCAACGAGCTGCTGAAG AACCATGGAGTGGCTGTCTCTCCTGACAGCACCCCCAACGGTGACGCAGAACGGGCCGAGGATGATTCTGCCTGCTGCCTGGCGGAAGACTCGCCACCGAGCGGCAGAGAGAGCACGCTCG GGAAAGCTTCAGAGCGGCagccagcagagggcagcaaaACCCCTCAAAATGACCCCAGAGACATCAAGCGGACTCTGAGCGCGATTTCTGTGAACGACCAAACCAGACCGTCCAGAGAAAGATGGAACCCGCCCAaaaaatatccagccagaaacCGGCAACCACGGAACAAGAGAGGTGAAAAGGATCCGACCAAGAAACCTCCCACCAGAGTGGATGGCAGCGAAGCAAATAAGAAACAGCCCGGCAAAGACAGATCTGGAGATCCATCTCAGATTTCTGACAAGGTCTTTAAAGATAAGACCACACCTGACAGTAACTCTGATTCTGTTGGAGTCATGGAAATGGACAACTTAAGAAAAATGGGAGAATCCACCTCAAAGATCTTGCCGGTTCGCAAAGTCTTAGCTGAAAAGGTCTTCAGATCCAAACTTGTTCCACCTCGACCTTCTAAAGAGATTATTCTGGATAATCGAGCTGTGGTATTGGGTCTTTCAGCTGCTGGAAAACTGAACTCTCTGTCTGAAGAGACAATAAACCAGGATGTCTCTTTGGTTCTGGAAAATGAAGCTTCTTCCTCTGAAACAGACTTTGAACAAAAGGGTATGTGTACTTTAAATCTGGGTTCCCAGAGCCAAGATGAAGACAGGAACCAGGAAGGTGAAGTTCCAGGTTTCAGTGGAGAAGCTGGAGCAGGGACCAGCGAATCAAAGGGTGAGACTCAAGGTACTGAAGAAGGGTCCGGCGAAAGGAATAGAACCAAACTGGAAACTAAAGTATATGCTACATCTTCTCCTGAAACCTTAGGAAGACCTGAGACATTTCAGGACCAAAGCACTGGAGAATCACTCCGAAGAGCTGCTCAGATACAGAAAGCTTGCCCAGAACACCAAAAGAGAACATCAGCCTTTGTTCCAGAGGACATGTGGACCTTTCTGGAGACAACTGTCCAAGATTTGCTCCAAGGCCTGGAGGATAAACCagggtttgtggttgaaatgtcAAGAATCTTCTCAGAAATCCTGATCTGTCTCCATCAGTGGATCTCAGATTTGGAAAACACATTAAGAAACCGCTCAGGAAATGAGTCCTGTCTGAATGATGGAGGTGGACATGAGTCAACGTGGCCAGTGATGGGTACCAGACTCTCTACGAAGATGTGGCTAAATCTGACAAGCCTAACCAAAGAAACCGCAGAAGGTTCTGGATGTGTGGAAGGACATCTGGCTAGACATTCTGCTTCACCAAGAGTCAGTTGCTCCTCAGACAGAATGGAGGACTGGTCTGGTTCGTCAAATAGAGTTTGTTCAACTTTTcaccatcatgctgccaccagaGAGAGAGGAGGGACCAGGTCCAAACAAACGGACCTGCAGATAAATGCTGCGTCTGGAGCCACTCCTGCTGAATCTAGCTTCAATCTCACTAGTTCTCCTTCAAGAAACACCTCAGTAGACTTTGTCTTTGTTGACTCGTACTTTGATGACCCTCGCAAGAACTCAACGGGTTCCAGGTCTGATCTCAGTTTGGGGAAGAGGTCTGATAATCAAACCCATCTGCAGGTTTCTGCCGGAGATTCAAAGGAGCTGAGCGGGAACCGCAGCATGTCAGCACACTCTAACGTTGGACAAAGTTCAAAGGTCAGGAGATTCATGGAGGTGACCGCTGAGGAAATCAGAGCCTTGGCTGTTCCTGAACTGGCTCTGTTGGGCCTCCAGGAGGGACAACGGCTGGACGGGTCAAGTGTTGGTTCTGTGGAGGCGGTGTCGGTTGGAGACATGGACAGCTGTGAGGAGGctgatgaggaggaagaggagggtcaAGAGCCTCCATCACAGCAACAGAAGCTGGCCATGATGGAGGCTGAGGTTCAAAGTGTTCCAGCACTGGGCAATGCGGAACCAGAGACGGATCATGAGGGACCCAGTTTGGACAACAGGAAGAATGACAATACAGACTGCAAGATTTCATAA
- the lrrfip1b gene encoding leucine-rich repeat flightless-interacting protein 1 isoform X2, protein MGTQGPGRKRIPNRDKQAAEDDALSQIAREAEARLAAKRAARAEAREIRMKELERQQKEEDSERYSRLSRKHASISDDEERMSVGSRGSYRPSDYGGLLGSSSRASSRASSARASPVVEERTDREFVDKGSRTASTLSAATLASLGGASSRRGSCDTSFSVETEASIREMKDSLAEAEEKYRRAMVSNAQLHNDKTTLMFQVENLREELSDMEELLWEARRRWEDSSKELERERQTHSVLKVQFKEMEDSLRRTNELLKEVSDLRLKSSSYRQEVSDLQEALQWKEKQVTALERHREISDIVRIERDGLRSEVVRLRDSLKNHGVAVSPDSTPNGDAERAEDDSACCLAEDSPPSGRESTLGKASERQPAEGSKTPQNDPRDIKRTLSAISVNDQTRPSRERWNPPKKYPARNRQPRNKRGEKDPTKKPPTRVDGSEANKKQPGKDRSGDPSQISDKVFKDKTTPDSNSDSVGVMEMDNLRKMGESTSKILPVRKVLAEKVFRSKLVPPRPSKEIILDNRAVVLGLSAAGKLNSLSEETINQDVSLVLENEASSSETDFEQKGMCTLNLGSQSQDEDRNQEGEVPGFSGEAGAGTSESKGETQGTEEGSGERNRTKLETKVYATSSPETLGRPETFQDQSTGESLRRAAQIQKACPEHQKRTSAFVPEDMWTFLETTVQDLLQGLEDKPGFVVEMSRIFSEILICLHQWISDLENTLRNRSGNESCLNDGGGHESTWPVMGTRLSTKMWLNLTSLTKETAEGSGCVEGHLARHSASPRVSCSSDRMEDWSGSSNRVCSTFHHHAATRERGGTRSKQTDLQINAASGATPAESSFNLTSSPSRNTSVDFVFVDSYFDDPRKNSTGSRSDLSLGKRSDNQTHLQVSAGDSKELSGNRSMSAHSNVGQSSKVRRFMEVTAEEIRALAVPELALLGLQEGQRLDGSSVGSVEAVSVGDMDSCEEADEEEEEGQEPPSQQQKLAMMEAEVQSVPALGNAEPETDHEGPSLDNRKNDNTDCKIS, encoded by the exons GCCGAGGCCAGGCTGGCAGCGAAGCGGGCCGCCAGAGCCGAGGCCCGGGAGATCCGGatgaaggagctggagagacAACAGAAGGAG GAGGACAGTGAGCGTTACTCCCGCCTCTCTCGGAAACACGCCTCG ATCTCCGATGATGAGGAGAGGATGTCTGTGGGCAGTCGAGGCAGCTATAGG CCCTCAGACTATGGTGGCCTCCTGGGCTCCAGCTCTCGGGCCTCCTCCAGGGCCAGTTCAGCCCGTGCGAGCCCTGTG gTGGAGGAGAGGACAGACCGGGAGTTCGTTGATAAG GGGTCCAGGACGGCGTCCACTCTGTCCGCCGCCACACTGGCCTCGCTGGGCGGAGCTTCGTCACGCAGAGGAAGCTGTGACACGTCGTTCTCCGTAGAAACAGAGGCATCAATCAGAGAAATGAAG GACTCCCTGGCAGAGGCAGAGGAGAAGTACCGCAGAGCGATGGTCTCCAACGCTCAGCTTCACAACGACAAGACAACTTTGATGTTTCAGGTGGAGAACCTGAGGGAGGAGCTCAGTgacatggaggagctgctgTGGGAGGCCCGACGCCGCTGGGAGGACTCCAGCAAG GAGCTGGAGCGCGAGCGTCAGACTCACAGTGTCCTGAAGGTCCAGTTCAAAGAAATGGAGGACAGTCTGAGAAGAACCAACGAGCTGCTGAAG GAAGTCTCTGATCTGCGTCTGAAGAGCAGCAGTTACCGTCAGGAGGTCTCCGACCTGCAGGAAGCTCTGCAGTGGAAGGAGAAGCAGGTCACG GCATTAGAGCGCCACAGAGAAATCTCCGACATCGTTCGGATCGAACGCGACGGGCTCAGAAGCGAGGTGGTCCGACTGCGAGACTCACTGAAG AACCATGGAGTGGCTGTCTCTCCTGACAGCACCCCCAACGGTGACGCAGAACGGGCCGAGGATGATTCTGCCTGCTGCCTGGCGGAAGACTCGCCACCGAGCGGCAGAGAGAGCACGCTCG GGAAAGCTTCAGAGCGGCagccagcagagggcagcaaaACCCCTCAAAATGACCCCAGAGACATCAAGCGGACTCTGAGCGCGATTTCTGTGAACGACCAAACCAGACCGTCCAGAGAAAGATGGAACCCGCCCAaaaaatatccagccagaaacCGGCAACCACGGAACAAGAGAGGTGAAAAGGATCCGACCAAGAAACCTCCCACCAGAGTGGATGGCAGCGAAGCAAATAAGAAACAGCCCGGCAAAGACAGATCTGGAGATCCATCTCAGATTTCTGACAAGGTCTTTAAAGATAAGACCACACCTGACAGTAACTCTGATTCTGTTGGAGTCATGGAAATGGACAACTTAAGAAAAATGGGAGAATCCACCTCAAAGATCTTGCCGGTTCGCAAAGTCTTAGCTGAAAAGGTCTTCAGATCCAAACTTGTTCCACCTCGACCTTCTAAAGAGATTATTCTGGATAATCGAGCTGTGGTATTGGGTCTTTCAGCTGCTGGAAAACTGAACTCTCTGTCTGAAGAGACAATAAACCAGGATGTCTCTTTGGTTCTGGAAAATGAAGCTTCTTCCTCTGAAACAGACTTTGAACAAAAGGGTATGTGTACTTTAAATCTGGGTTCCCAGAGCCAAGATGAAGACAGGAACCAGGAAGGTGAAGTTCCAGGTTTCAGTGGAGAAGCTGGAGCAGGGACCAGCGAATCAAAGGGTGAGACTCAAGGTACTGAAGAAGGGTCCGGCGAAAGGAATAGAACCAAACTGGAAACTAAAGTATATGCTACATCTTCTCCTGAAACCTTAGGAAGACCTGAGACATTTCAGGACCAAAGCACTGGAGAATCACTCCGAAGAGCTGCTCAGATACAGAAAGCTTGCCCAGAACACCAAAAGAGAACATCAGCCTTTGTTCCAGAGGACATGTGGACCTTTCTGGAGACAACTGTCCAAGATTTGCTCCAAGGCCTGGAGGATAAACCagggtttgtggttgaaatgtcAAGAATCTTCTCAGAAATCCTGATCTGTCTCCATCAGTGGATCTCAGATTTGGAAAACACATTAAGAAACCGCTCAGGAAATGAGTCCTGTCTGAATGATGGAGGTGGACATGAGTCAACGTGGCCAGTGATGGGTACCAGACTCTCTACGAAGATGTGGCTAAATCTGACAAGCCTAACCAAAGAAACCGCAGAAGGTTCTGGATGTGTGGAAGGACATCTGGCTAGACATTCTGCTTCACCAAGAGTCAGTTGCTCCTCAGACAGAATGGAGGACTGGTCTGGTTCGTCAAATAGAGTTTGTTCAACTTTTcaccatcatgctgccaccagaGAGAGAGGAGGGACCAGGTCCAAACAAACGGACCTGCAGATAAATGCTGCGTCTGGAGCCACTCCTGCTGAATCTAGCTTCAATCTCACTAGTTCTCCTTCAAGAAACACCTCAGTAGACTTTGTCTTTGTTGACTCGTACTTTGATGACCCTCGCAAGAACTCAACGGGTTCCAGGTCTGATCTCAGTTTGGGGAAGAGGTCTGATAATCAAACCCATCTGCAGGTTTCTGCCGGAGATTCAAAGGAGCTGAGCGGGAACCGCAGCATGTCAGCACACTCTAACGTTGGACAAAGTTCAAAGGTCAGGAGATTCATGGAGGTGACCGCTGAGGAAATCAGAGCCTTGGCTGTTCCTGAACTGGCTCTGTTGGGCCTCCAGGAGGGACAACGGCTGGACGGGTCAAGTGTTGGTTCTGTGGAGGCGGTGTCGGTTGGAGACATGGACAGCTGTGAGGAGGctgatgaggaggaagaggagggtcaAGAGCCTCCATCACAGCAACAGAAGCTGGCCATGATGGAGGCTGAGGTTCAAAGTGTTCCAGCACTGGGCAATGCGGAACCAGAGACGGATCATGAGGGACCCAGTTTGGACAACAGGAAGAATGACAATACAGACTGCAAGATTTCATAA